GCGCTCAGCAGGGCCGGCAGCGCGGCGCGGACGGGAGTTCTCGTCATGTGGGTCATCGGTTCAACATCAGTGGAAACAGTGGAACCATCAGCAATGGGACCACTGAAAACAGGGGAGGAAGGTCAGTTGCAGCTGTAGCGGTAGGCGTCGTCCAGGTCCAGCGGCAGCACCAGCGTGCGGATCTTCGCGGCGGTCATCTTCGTGCAGAGCTTGTCGCGCGCGCCATTGGTGTTCTTCTTGTACTTGGAGGCGTACTCGGCGTTGAACACGGGCTTGTTCTTGCTCGTGAACACCGAGTAGCCGCCGCACTCGTCGTACTGGTTGCACTGCTCGTTGACGGCCATGTCGAAATACGGCTCCAGCTGCGCCAGCTGGTCGACGTCGTTCTTCAGCGCGATGGCCAGGCCGCGGCCGTGGGCGGCGTTGGCGAGGTACTTGTTGTAGTCGAGCTGCGTCGCGGCCGTCAGCGGGAAGCCCGTCGAGTTGGTGTAGCCGTCGACGTTGTCCGGCTCGACGCCGTCACAGCCCTTGGACACCGCCAGGTCCAGCCGGCTGAGCATCACCGCGCGCACGTTGGCCGAGCGGGTGTCCAGCCACTTCTCGCCGGCCCAGCCGTCCAGCGCCTTGCCCATGTCGGCGGCGTTGAAGCTGCCGAAGTCGGCGCGCCAGTTCTCCGAGCTGCCGGCGGAGAAGTAGCAGACGACCTTGCGGCCCTGCGCCTTCAGCCCGGCGATGGTCTGCGCGGTGGTGTCGAACAGGTCGATGTCGTACACGGCCACGTTGTAGCCGGTGTTGAGCGTGCCCGTCAGCTGCCACTGCCAGGTCGTGTTCACGCCGGGCTTCCACCACGACTGCGCTTGCGCGCCGGTCGCGGCGGTGAGGCCCAGCGTGAGCGCGGCGGCGGTGGCGAGGCCGGTGGCCATCGAACGGATCAGCGATCGTTTCATGAGTTCTCCTGGGATGCGGCCGGCAATGCGGCCTGCTTGTTGTGGAACGCCCAACGTCCTCTCAAGAACATCCCGACTCGAATGCGGCGACCGGATGACGCCGGCTGGATGGCCCAGTCCGGCGTCTCCCGTCTGTCCTGCTTGCTTGTCTTGCCCGTCTGTTTTTCTTCTTCGATCAGCGCAGCGTCAGAACTTGATGCTCGCCCCGAGCGTGAAGGCCCGGCCCCAGCGGTTGTAGCCCTGCGGCAAGGTGATGTTCCCGTCGCCCAGCGTGTACTCCTGCTTGGCGTCGGTCAGGTTGCGGCCCTCGATGGAGACACGCAGCCACTTGTTGACGTCGTACGCGGCCTGCGCGGTCAGCCAGGTGATGGCCTTGGCGCGCTCGTTGAAGCCTGGGCCGATCACGTTGATCGCGGACACGAACTCGTCCGTGTGGTCTGCCGTGGCGCTGATGCTCCACGGGCCCTTCTCGTACAGCAGGCCCAGCGAGGAGGTCGCCG
This genomic stretch from Mitsuaria sp. 7 harbors:
- a CDS encoding endo alpha-1,4 polygalactosaminidase produces the protein MKRSLIRSMATGLATAAALTLGLTAATGAQAQSWWKPGVNTTWQWQLTGTLNTGYNVAVYDIDLFDTTAQTIAGLKAQGRKVVCYFSAGSSENWRADFGSFNAADMGKALDGWAGEKWLDTRSANVRAVMLSRLDLAVSKGCDGVEPDNVDGYTNSTGFPLTAATQLDYNKYLANAAHGRGLAIALKNDVDQLAQLEPYFDMAVNEQCNQYDECGGYSVFTSKNKPVFNAEYASKYKKNTNGARDKLCTKMTAAKIRTLVLPLDLDDAYRYSCN